AACACAGGACAGCTGTTGAGTGGAAAGTCCCGCTGATCACCGGTGTTGTACTCACAGCTGTTGTTGTGATTGTTGTGGTTCCCATGATACTTTTGCCCGGTGAGTTATCGGCCATCACTGCCCATTCCCATTCCCTAGCCACAGGTTCTCTCCTAAGCAATGTGAGGGGGGGAGGTATGTGGGGTCAGATGCCCCCcctcagatttctgccagggtgcACGGGTGAGAGGGACATGCCTGCGAAAGGCACCAGCAGCGAGCGCTCCCGCCGAGCCCCATTGGGTGGCACCCAGAGCAGGGAAGCGAGACAGGGCTGGTAGCCCAGGGCACGGGGATGCCAGGTGACTCGCATCCCTTCCTCACCAGCCAGCAGTTGCAGTTACCTGTCGCCTCTGTTTGGTTTGAAATTACATGTATGCGATGCTTCCTACAACCACGTTTGCTGGTCCCTTTGGTTACCCCCTCTCGTACTTTCCTAGAGAAGATAGCTTAAAACAGCCCGTCTGCCTGAAAGTGTTTCCCTTGCTCGTGGGGACGGTCCCTCCACAGGAAGGCTTAGGAGACTCCTGGGATCGGATTTTAAAATGCTCCGGGCCAGATGTTCAGGACCCAACGGGCcgggcccttttgaaaatccagcgGCTTCTTTTGGtgtgtcagtgggagctgagagctTGTGCAAATCTGGCCCTGAAAGCTTCTGAACCGTCCGGCAGCCACGCAGAAGGGCTGCTGGAAGAGGACGGCTGGCAACTGTGCTAGACCAGAGGACAAGTTAGCCCTGAGCGAACAACCAAAGCACCTTTAAACAGGCAAATCTGGGCTCGTACCTGGTACATGACCCATTTCAATGTCAGTTGATTCGTTGGCACAGAAAGGTGCTACCCACGATACACACGGTGGCACGTTTATCAGCTTCCTCCCTTGAATTTAGGAAAAGCAAAGGGACACGTCTCTTATCACTGTTACTCTCTTAACTTCAGGGAAATCTCCACCTGAGTCCAAGCTGCCTCAATTCTACGCCCCAGCCCAGCTAAGTACAAAACGCCCTGCTGCCTGCTGCCCGGATGGCTGGGTCGGGTTTGGAGGGAAATGCTATTTTTTCTCTGATGCCGAGGGGACCTGGGACTCCAGCCAGAGCCTCTGCTCTTCACTCAATGCCTCCCTGGCTGAGATCGACACCCAGAAAGACCTGGtaaggaaaaacaaaaagtaaaaccGATATAGGCACCAAGGAGCAGATGGTGGCCCTTCCCAGAGCTTCAGGGGTAGGGTATGGAACAAGGCAATTCTGGATTGACCCACCTCTGTTttccacttccagcttctggcagtcagaggtttagggtcacaaGCCTGGGGCTAAtagcccatcttggctaatagccatttttGAGACTTATCTCGTTCTTAATGGTGATCTACAAAgggattttaaataaaattggacttgggccccaataaatcttaatccgtCTCTGAGAACACTAGATGGGGAAGGCTGAGAGTTACTACCGAGAATTCGttctcaggtgtctggctggtgggtcttgcccacttGTTCAGGGTCTAAATAATCACCATCTattgggttgggaaggaattttccttgtgggtcaaattggcagagaccctgcagGTCttcttgccttcctctgcagcgtggggcatgggacATTTGCacgtttaaactagagtaaatgattCTCTGTaacgtgaagtctttaaattatgatttgagaacttcagtaagtcagccagaggttatgggtctgttacaggagtgccTGGACGAGCTtcagtggcctgtgatgtgctagaggtcagactagataatcatgagggtttcttctggccttaaagtgtgAGTCTTGCAGACAAGtgatatctcccccccccccccccgttcccccacCAGATATCCGCTGCAGTCCTCCCCACCAGATACTTGCCACTGTGTCCAACAGTGTAAGCATGTTAGCTGGATGTCACTATTGAAACATTTAGCAGCAAAATAGTTAACGTTGAGTTAGACAtcactaggtttcagagttaacgtGGGTGGAGCTGAAGTGTGCAGTTCATAGCTAATGTTTGAGACTCTCTGCAGATTCAGGGACCATCTACACTAGGAAATGGATTTGTTTCAGGCAACAGGCCCCTTGAAGTGGTGACTGAAAATAGCTTAACCATTTCAATAGCATTACAGACTATAATGAataatgtggttttttttaaggAGTTCATTATGCGATATAAAGGCATCTCTGAGTTCTGGATTGGCCTGAAGCGAGCATCGGCGCAGACCTGGCAATGGGTGAATGGCGAACACTTCAACAACCTGTGAGTCCTTTTCTAGCTAGTCGCTTTGTTGGGTTCCAAATGGTAAAAGGGCTGAATTCAGGCAGATAAAAAAATTAGTTATTCCCAAAACACTAATTACTTTTCGCCTTTGTGACATTTCCCACGATCTTTGGGGCTCATCCCCCATTGCTGACCTAGCAGATCAGCGGGCTGCATGCCCTTCCCCAGGCTCCCACCCTCTAATGCTCCCACCCTTAGGTGGAAATGAAAGACCCCGGTATTTTTCTGAAAAGTTCAGGGGGGATTTAagcccagattttaaaggtacTTCAGCATTGCAAAGCCGAAATAACTTAGGAACATGAGTCACTTTCAGAAGTGACTTCGGCTCAGAGGCGGATtaaggttttgtggggccctgggccagagcaagtgggggcccctccccaccccttccgcctgcaGTCCCACCCGGCCCCGCCAGCGCTCTTGCTGGGAAAATGGGGTCAGGGCACGGGGACTTGCCTCGCTCCGCCCGCCTGGCGCTCCTGCTAGGAAGTGGGGGGGaagcccccacaccctgaccctgccccccagccggAATGCTGAGCgggtggggcagggcacaggGGTGCCCCCAATTTGCAGGGACCTCTAGGCAAGGGCctcattggcccagtggctaatctgccactgcataggctcctaagtcacttgggccttgcaatgctgagcagaggAGCAACACCTAAATAACTTTCAAAATCTGGACCTTAGCCCTTCCTCCGCCTGCCTAGCGAAAAAAGTAGGAAGAGAGGCTCCAGTGCCCACGCTGAGTTAATGCCAATGGCGGCTGGGGAGGAATCTGGCAGGACAATCCCTGAGGTTGCAGGGGTGCTGCAGAAATAACCAGGCTTGTGACCCAGCTATGTTAAAAGGTGTCTTGCATTGCCAGTGTGGACAAAGGCCCGTTCCTGAACCCTACTGGAGATGAGCGTTTTAGTCttttttcagaggggtagctgtgttagtctgtatcagcaaaaggaacaggagtacttgtggcaccttagagactaacaaatttatttgagcataaggtttcttgggctaaaacccacttcgtcagatgcatgcagtggaaaatacagtaggaaaatatatatacacacagataatatgaaaaaatgggtattgccataccaactgtaacgagggtaattaattaaggtgagctattatcagcagaaggaaaaaaatgtttgtagtgataatcaggatggcctatttccaaccgttgacaagaaggtgtgagtagcaGAGGGGGGAGAACATTAGCAGGGGaaacagttttactttgtgtaatgacccatccactcccaggctttattcaagcctaatttaatggtgtccagtttgcaaatttaattccaattctgcagtttctcagggtctggttttgaagttttttttttgttggagtattgtgactttgagATCTGTAATTGAGTGGAATGAGTGATGCAGGAAGGGGGCGATCCCGAGGGGTTTCACTGGATGGGACCAACTGGCCGGGCAaatgcccagcccctgcctgacTCTTATCGCCAGGGTGTCTCTGTCGCAGGTTTACGGTAAGGGGAGAAGGCGACTGCGCGTACCTGAGCGATGACTTTGCCACTTCGTCGTGGTGCTCCACGAAGCGCTACTGGATCTGCAGCACACCCGACGGGATGCGACGAGAGGACGCGATGCCGGGGGACTGAAGGGCGAAGGCTGCGGAAACGCCTCTAGGCCCAGCTGCCTGACGCTCCAAACATCGCTCAATAAGATCCTCAATAGAGCTTGacagattctttttttttaataagcctCTCTTCTAATTTTCTCTGTGTTGTGGCCCCTGTATAGCCCTCCCCTTCCTGGTTGTGTAACGAAGACCTGATCTACACATAAAGCTTAAAACTCACTCCTGAATGctgtagttaggtcgacgtaacccccagtgtagacgcagctaagTTGACCTAGCTGAGCAGGAAGGCAGCACTGCTTGAAGACGGATTGAGACAATCTTAAACAGCAACAGGCTAAGAAAACCCACCGCAAGCAGGGATGTGAGGCAGCCGCACACAACATCCTCCCGAAGGAAGGAAGCCGCGGCAAGAGACAAGCAGCCAGGCTGTGGGTTTTCTTCGACTGTTGCAGAACCAGACTCTGTTCGCTCACGCTGTCTCCCAACCCTGAGCAACAAAGTTGTGAGTTAAAGCTAAATGGGACCAGGATCTGAACTCCCCAGTGGGCCCTTTGTTGACGCTCATTCGTAGCTGCGTCCTGCATAGGGTCGACTGTGTTGCGTTGTCTCCCAGATCAAAACGTAGTTGCTACATCTTTGCTGGAGAGTCTGCTTTGTAGAAGCAAGAAGATAATTAAggagggccagaaatgagaggcaGGTTAAAATGGAAATCGAAATGTCTGTATGTTTGAGAGTGTTAGGGCCTTGCTGTGCTTATTGAGACTGGAAAAGGAAGGCGAAGTAAGCCAGAAGTTGATAACTAGCTAGGTGTGCTAGCAGAAAAGTTATAGAGGCGCCCGTGAAGAGGCTGTGGAGATGCCTAGGAGCAGTGTTTGCCCTTGTGAGAAGGCATCCGGTTGTGTACTCTGTAGTAGCAATGTGTCACCATTGCATTCCACCGACAGGAATTTGCCTACAAACTTATAGGCAGAGCAGATGCCTTTTACTTTAACTGAGGCCTCTTTACGAGTTCCAGGCAGAGAAGCTGAGGTATGTAGAACCCTTTCGATTGCGCTCGACTCTCACCGTGATCAAGGTTTTAGATAGTGAGCAAAACAAACCACAAAATCCGATTCAGGGTCGGCGGGTGGGTTTCCTGACTTTGCTAAAGAAACTTtgaactttctagtgtagacttagTCTCCctaagcgctgccgcgggagcactcccgcagcagcgctttgatgTGTGAGTGCGGTCGCGCGCGTGCGCTGGCTGAGAGCTCTTCCAGCAGTCTTgctaatccacctccacgaggggaatagctcccagcgcGGCTCGCGGCGCGCTGAAcctgtccacactagcgctttaaagcagTCAAACGTGCTGCGCTCGAGGGGGTGcgtgtgttttcacacccctgagccagcaagttagagtgctttaatttgccagtgtagacatggccttagataaGTACAAAGGTCAACGTGGTCAAACCCTACGACATAGTGTCTTTAGATGCTGCAAGGGTCATTTGCAAATGTTGCTTAAGAGTTTAATTCCCCTGGGACTCCTTTGCAAGCCAAGTTACGACTACTTTTGTGGCGGACAAGATGCATATTTTCCCCTAGTTGGGGTATTTTCTAGCTGCATCATCTGTTCAGACCACAGGAGGCTGAATCTAAATAATTGAAATGTATAAAGTCTCACAACTAATGACAATTAATCGTGTGATGCCATGGAGTGTTCACTGTTCACAATGATTTGCTGTTTACTTCTTTTGTTTTATAAAGTTTGCTATGACTTTGTCAGTCCTATAAgctaactgtaaaaaaaaaaaaaagcaccttattattttttcttctgttgTAATTTGCTCAAAGTCATaaagtttaaggctagaaggcaCCTCTTATTTTATTTCATCTGTCTTCCCTCCTTCTATCTTAGAGACAACTGAACATTTTCTAATGAAAAGTTTGTCAGAAAATAGGACTTAGTTGAACATTAACTTTTTTTGGAAGAAACTTCATTTTCAGTGACTTCATATTTTAAGTTTTCTGacttttgatatttaaaaaaaacaaacaaacaaacaaacaaaaaaatgtttcccCTGACCTAGTGCCATCTGATGGGCTGGAGAAGATGCAATGTTGTCTAGGTTCATTTCAGAGCACCCTGATCTCCTGTGTAGATAGTGGagaccagggctgggaggagcaagGTGAAATTTGAGCCTAGCTGGGTGGCTCTTCCAGGTGATCCCAGTATGGAAATACCCACTGCAAGCATTAAAATGGGGGGAagctaatacagtaactcctcacttaacgttgtagttctgttcctgaaaaatgcaactttaggcgaaacgatgttaagtgaatccactttccccataagaattaatgtaaatgaggaggttaggttccagggaaatttttttcaccagacaaaagactatatctCACACACACGCTCGCTCGCTACTGGTACACAgtggtgatgatgattgtgaaacttggttgaggtggaggagtcggagggtgggatatttcccttactgctaaatgatgaactagcaattggctgagccctcaagggttaactctcttactctgcaaggcagcaggaatggagggagatatgtgcATTTcacctttaagtacactgccttgttaattagatcagcttgctgagacaggcagccctggtgtgtcccccctgctctatggaagatggggtaagtggggtgcaggggggagggggacaccctgacattagcccccctcttccttccctccccccctccccacatcctcccCCCTGCATAGCAAGccggagtctctgggagcagctccaaggcagaggacaggagtagcacatggcagtggggggagggacacagctgcaGTCGgttgctgcacagggaacttaggggagggggggagctgatggggggctgccagtccaccctggttccaagcccccaccagcttaCTCcgacaggctgctcttcctgcaagcagtagacaaagcaggcagctttaGAAGGgagcacaactttaaacgagcatattccctaattgatcagcaacgtaacaacgttaactgggacgacgttaagtgaggagttactgtatactaATCATTGATACAAACTCAATACAGGGATCATTGTACAGATTTAATGTGCCTAGCTCTGGGACTACTTGCACTTGTAATTCAAATAATTAATCAACACTCAGAGGCCTCTGTTCAAAAAGATCTGTGGCTGTGAAGTGCAGCTCTGCATGTGTTCCATTTAAATGTGCGTTCGCATGCAGACAAGTTCATTCTGTGCTTACACGTGTTCCTTTGGGGGCGCTGTTTCTCTTCTGTATTTCTCAAGCGTCCCAGCACTGACAGAGCAGAGGGTGGCGTTTTCCCAGGCCCAGCGACGGCCCTCCACCTTTGAGAGCTTTACCCAAAGCCTGAACCTTAGTGCTGTGTGTCCCTTAATCAAATAGGGGATCCGTTAATGCCATTTATATCAGGCAAGTCCACTTAACATTACCACTGCACATTTCACTATGAATCTGATTCTCCTTCCACACCCCACAGCTGTTTGCAGTGTCAGGGGCCGATAATGAGACTCTGCAGAAAAACAAAGAAAGTCACTAGTGGAGTCTAGCTGGATCTATCACCTAGCTCCTAGAGCAGCGCTTCCTTCTTCTAACACGTGGACTGGGTGTGGTTTGTTTATTTGtacttaatatttttttcctgtaggGTTCAAATCTCACTGAGTGTGAAATGAGCTGGTAGAGAGAatgaggacatgtctacactacaaaattaggtcgattttatagaagtctgTCTTTAGCAACCGATTTTATGCAGTCAATCATGCATGTCCCTACACCACGCATTAGGTTGGCAGAGTGCGTCCccaataccatggctagcatcggccagggccagctccaggcaccagcaaaggaagcaggtgcttggggtggccaatagaaaggggcggcccgtccgggtcttcagcgggaattcggcggcaggtccctcagtccctctcttcctctttgagctgccgccgaagaggaagagaaggagtgaaggacccgctgaaAAATGGAGTGACACGATTCAACTACCACTGCCGTGCCGCCGAtcggcttccctccccccccccccaccccccctgccgcttggggcagcagaaaacctggagccagccctggcattgactcatggagtggtgcactatgggtagctatcccatagtccctactgcccattggaattctggattaagagcccaatgcctgatggggcaaaaacattgtctccctccttgaaagcaaccGCAAATAatcatttcatgccttttttcctgggttatctgtgcagacgccatagcatggcaagcatggagcttttgtgagcattgtaaacaccttgcgcattatcctgcagtatgtgcagcgCCTGGCTAGGAGATGCCAGCACAAGGACAATtgggaggaggacatggacacgttCCTGAAAGCACAAGATGTGGCAATTGGCTTATTatggtggcagtggggcaggttgatacaggggaacaccgattctgggcccggcaaacaagcacagactggtgggaccgcatagtgttgcaagtctgggacgattcccagtggctgcgaaactttcgcatgcataagggcactttcatggaactttgtgacttgctttcccctgccctgaagcgcaggaatatcaaaatgagacctgccctgacagttgagaagtgagtggtggtagccctgtggaagcttgcaatgcctgactacTAACAGACTCTGAGTGTTGGCCTGAATCAATtaggagtgggcaaatctactgtgggggctgctgtgatccaagtagccaatgcaatcatcaATATCTGGTGCATTCCCTGCAATTTCCACATCTAGTTTTGTTGTCCACATTTGCAGGGTTAGTCCGACCATCTCagtgtaagatctttggggtagGAGCTGGGTTACGCAATTAATAGAAGtaatacagtagcacctagaaggcccagctgagatcagggcctcgttgtgctgggcgctgcacagacacacagggagaaacaggCCCTGCCCAGAGGATCACCTACAGACTAACAAACcgacagacaaaggggaaaaaGAGGCACAGAGACTCGCCCTACCTCACAAGCAGGGACCTGACCCCCTACCCAGTACCCCATGGCACACCAGAGAGATATATTGCTATTTCAGGCCAGGCCAGCCAACAGTTCTTaacaactttttttccccaattacTGTCACCAGAACCAGCAGACAATACAATTAAGCAGCCCACTGTTTAATCCCTCCTGGTCTCTCCGGGTAGGAGCGTAGGTGTTGTCACACTGGATCAGAGCATGGGTCCATCTTGTACAGTCTCCTGTCTCTGATagggaccagtgccagatgcagtCGAAGGTGGTATAAGAACTCCAGAGCTATAGCCACCAGTCTGCATGCCGAGAGCTCTGACCTTACCCTGCTCCCTGACCAGTCTCCTTTACTGGTCTCTGTGGCGCTATTCTGAACAGCTGACACAATAATTTTATACCATCGAAAGCGTTGTCAGAAAAACACTTGTtcactccctcctggagctgcagTCCCCTGGGATGTATAGCTCAGGGGATgaggttttggggggaaggggcagagtgggggcggagcagggtgggaagaggcggggtggggcgggggctgaggggaaggagtggggcaggggtggaggcgGCTAACctgggggatcaggctggccgctggagctggatgcagcatgcagctgcatagggcaccaggaaatttggggcaatttgatgcctcaaatttcctggtgccttaCACACTTGCATAGTTTGAATATgggtagggacagccctggctgTATTCCCGACCTGGGGGGCCAGGTGTACTTTGGGAATAAGGCAGCGTAGCTCTGCTGAATGCAGTAGAGCTGTATACCAATTGACACACGCTGGgggtctgccccattgactccaacggAGCTACAGTCGATTCACCCCAGCCAAGAATCTCGCCACATGGACTCCCGTGGAGCTATGGCTGATTGACCCCTGCTGGGGATCAgagcccattgactccaatggagctatggccaATTGACACCTGCTAGGGATTTGGGCGCAATTGAATGACAGCCGATTGATACCAGCTTGAGATCTGCCCCACTGACACCAGCAGAGTTATGGGTGATTTATACCAGGTGGGGATCAGGttcagagcagtttgtggggaggAGACGTTGATAAGCACTAGCTGATAAGAACAtacgaatggccatactggctcaacttaatggtccatctagcctagtatccatctctgacagtggtcactgtcagatgcttcagagggaatgaacagaacagggcaatttatcaagtgatccgtctCCTATCATCCTGTCcccgcttctggcagtcagaggctagggacacccataccatggagttgcatccttgaccatcctggttaatagccattgatggacctgtcctccagggaCTGATCTAATtcattttgaaccctgttatagttttggcttccacaacatcctctggcaaggagttccacaggttgactgtgcattgtgtgaagaaatacttcctttcgtttgttttaaacctgctgcctgttaatttcatcgggtgacccccattgttcttgtgttatgagaaggggtaaataacacttcctgagacactttctccacaccagtcacgattttatagacctctatcatatccccccttagctgtctcttttccaagctgaactgcCCCAGGCTTTTTACCCTCTGCTCACACGGCAGGTATTTCACACCCTTCATCAGTTTGATCCTATCTGCATTACACCCACTGCTGCCAACCACGGAACGGTCACACAGCAGCTACGATGAAGCCAGCTTCCTGCGGGTCAGCCTTTGCTGAGGTGTGGGAAGCCATTTTCCATCGGCTCACCTTCGAGCCAGCGCTGATTGGCCAGTGTTCTCTGGCTGCTTAACTTTGGGCACCGCCCGTGCTTCCTGTGTAAATAACAACCGGTGGGGTGCCTGGAGTGGGGCCCAGCCCATCTGTCTGCAGTGGGGTTTGCTCCCTTGCTTGGGGGGCTCGAACACTGGGGTCCACAGAGAGATGTGCCAAT
The window above is part of the Chrysemys picta bellii isolate R12L10 chromosome 12, ASM1138683v2, whole genome shotgun sequence genome. Proteins encoded here:
- the LOC101940086 gene encoding C-type lectin domain family 2 member B-like isoform X1, producing the protein MDSKQRLSGRQGDLPRLKHRTAVEWKVPLITGVVLTAVVVIVVVPMILLPGKSPPESKLPQFYAPAQLSTKRPAACCPDGWVGFGGKCYFFSDAEGTWDSSQSLCSSLNASLAEIDTQKDLEFIMRYKGISEFWIGLKRASAQTWQWVNGEHFNNLFTVRGEGDCAYLSDDFATSSWCSTKRYWICSTPDGMRREDAMPGD
- the LOC101940086 gene encoding C-type lectin domain family 2 member B-like isoform X2, whose translation is MLMVLNPSGAMNGFCSLSGDLPRLKHRTAVEWKVPLITGVVLTAVVVIVVVPMILLPGKSPPESKLPQFYAPAQLSTKRPAACCPDGWVGFGGKCYFFSDAEGTWDSSQSLCSSLNASLAEIDTQKDLEFIMRYKGISEFWIGLKRASAQTWQWVNGEHFNNLFTVRGEGDCAYLSDDFATSSWCSTKRYWICSTPDGMRREDAMPGD
- the LOC101940086 gene encoding C-type lectin domain family 2 member B-like isoform X3; protein product: MDSKQRLSGRQGKSPPESKLPQFYAPAQLSTKRPAACCPDGWVGFGGKCYFFSDAEGTWDSSQSLCSSLNASLAEIDTQKDLEFIMRYKGISEFWIGLKRASAQTWQWVNGEHFNNLFTVRGEGDCAYLSDDFATSSWCSTKRYWICSTPDGMRREDAMPGD